The Pongo abelii isolate AG06213 chromosome 21, NHGRI_mPonAbe1-v2.0_pri, whole genome shotgun sequence genome has a window encoding:
- the WFDC11 gene encoding protein WFDC11 isoform X2, whose amino-acid sequence MVSLMKLWIPMLMTFFCMVLLSVLGEMRKKRYDRKELLLEECWGKPNVKECTNKCSKAFRCEDKNYTCCWTYCGNICWINVETREDY is encoded by the exons ATGGTCAGCCTCATGAAGCTCTGGATACCCATGCTCATGACATTCTTCTGTATGGTGCTACTGTCTGTGCTGggagaaatgaggaagaaaagataTGACA GGAAGGAATTGTTACTTGAAGAGTGCTGGGGAAAGCCAAATGTCAAAGAATGTACCAATAAGTGTTCTAAAGCCTTTAGATGTGAAGACAAAAATTACACATGCTGCTGGACCTATTGTGGAAACATCTGCTGGATAAACGTC GAAACCAGAGAGGATTACTAA
- the WFDC11 gene encoding protein WFDC11 isoform X1, whose protein sequence is MVSLMKLWIPMLMTFFCMVLLSVLGEMRKKRYDRKELLLEECWGKPNVKECTNKCSKAFRCEDKNYTCCWTYCGNICWINVVSWEMFAWVYIFTDSDSLLGGCYS, encoded by the exons ATGGTCAGCCTCATGAAGCTCTGGATACCCATGCTCATGACATTCTTCTGTATGGTGCTACTGTCTGTGCTGggagaaatgaggaagaaaagataTGACA GGAAGGAATTGTTACTTGAAGAGTGCTGGGGAAAGCCAAATGTCAAAGAATGTACCAATAAGTGTTCTAAAGCCTTTAGATGTGAAGACAAAAATTACACATGCTGCTGGACCTATTGTGGAAACATCTGCTGGATAAACGTCGTGAGTTGGGAGATGTTTGCTTGGGTGTATATCTTCACTGATTCTGATTCCCTTCTCGGAGGCTGTTATTCCTAA